The Mustela nigripes isolate SB6536 chromosome 11, MUSNIG.SB6536, whole genome shotgun sequence genomic interval AAAGATGGGGGCTGTGGGCCCTGGTCTGGCCAAGCCTGTGACATGCCACTGCCTTGCCCAGCTCAGCTGCCTGGCCAACCTGGCCACACGGCACGGCCTCCAGGACAACTTCGAGCTCCACCCCCCCAACCTGCTGCTCTTCTACAAGTGAgtgctgccccccagcccccagcattCCAGTGTAACAGGCTAAGAGTGCCTCCTTCGGAGTCCCAGGGTCCCCAGCTCCCCAGGGACATCTGGGCCACCCCGGAGGATGACCCTTGGGTGGCCCCCACCGTCCCAACAGCCCCCCAACCCGCCCACAGCCTGACACAGGTAAGGGAAGCCACCTGCCGGGCCTTCACCCGCCGCGCCGCCCAGGGGGACACGGAGCTGCTTGCCAACCTGCCAGACCAGAGGTCCGCCCTACAGCACACAGCCTTGGCCTGTCTGGTAGGCATGACGGGCAGGCTGGGACGGGACGGGGGAGGGCAGACAGGCACAGGGCCGGCTCATGCTGACCCGCTGTGTGGCAGGGAGCACCCCACCGACGGCTCAATGCCTTGGACCTGCTGCTCCTTGGGGCCCTGGTGTGTGACATGCACGCGTCCCGCATTGAAACCGCAGACCCGCATGTGCTGGAGAACTTGCAGCGCTGCCACCAGCTGACAGCCCCCCAGCAAGCTGCCCTCAACTCGCTGCTGGCCGGTGGCAAGACCGTGCTGGGGTAGGCTGGGTCCGGTGCCTCCACCCAGGCCGCCCCTCCTCGAGACGACCTAGAGACCCCTAATGTCTACCATCCTGCTGACCTTGCACAGCCTCAGGGTCCCACCACCCTCTAGACCCCCCTGTTCCCCTGCCCCCATGCCTGGGGTAGGAGGTGTCCCCAGTAGGCAGGCCCTGAAAACTGGGTGCTCAGGGAGGGGCTGGCTGCCTCCAGGGGTCTGGGCTCTGCTCCTGACCCTAACCCGGTGCTCCCTTACCACACACCAGGCCTCCCGATTCCTGGAACCTGGAGGGGCTGCAGGCCCTGGGAGCCCTGGCCAGCTACATCAGCTCCAGCCTGTGGGTGCAGGTGCAGGAGGTAGGAAGCtctgcagtgggggtgggggaggagtgtcAGGTGGCTGTGCACAAGGACAGGGGCATCCAGCCGACCTTCCGCCAGCCTGTCCAGTGTCCccagtccctccctgccccagggttTCCATCTGTGGGACGGGACGAGGAACCAGGCGGCGCCTGGCAGCCCCTCCCTGGGCATGGAGTCTCTATGCCCCCCTGGCCAGGCCGTGGGCCTGGCCTTCTTCAGCAGCATGGTGGCCACGTACCGAGCTGGGCAGCTCAGCCAGGGCAATGCCAGGCGCTTCGTCACAGGCTTTCTCAAGGCCAAGGCCATGTCAGTGTCCTCTCGACCCAAGCGGGGCACAGGTCAGTGTGGCCACCAGGGCCAGGGAAtgctgtccctcccctgccctggacTCCTAACCCTGGGGGGTGGGCACTCAAAAGACTGTCCCACCTGCTGCTGGACCTCCTGGGCAGGCCGGGGGGGGTCTGCATCCAGCCTGGGGTGGGTCAAGGTCAGGGTCAAGGGCAGGCTTGACTCTCTGGTCTGAGCCAGGTTCTCAGCTAGAGGTCAAGCTCAGGAGGGAGTCAGGGCAGGCTGAGGTTAGGAGTGAGGCCGGGCCCAAAGTCAGCAAAGGTCAGCTCAAaacccacacccctcccccagatgCAAGGAGACCCTGCGTCCGTGGGGACATCACGGCGGCCACACTCCTCGACGACCTCTTCCTGGTGCGCTACGACTGCATGCAGCTCGAGTCCTGCCTGGGGAGCCACGTGCTCCAGGCCAACCTGGACCCGCTCCTACAGCACCCGCTCCCGGCAGAGTGCCAGCGCGTCGTCAAGGCCAAGCTGGCTCGGGTGCGCTACAGACCGGCTGCGGGGGGCGGCAGGCAGGTGCCCAGCCCGGCCTGACCCTCCCGCCCACCCAGGTATACCCACACGGTGTCCCCGAGGAGCAGCTACGACTCATCACCTCGCTGGTCTACCTCTACTCCCGCTCAGAGATCAGCCAGTGGAACATCACGTCCAGGGACACGGTCATGGCCCTGCTGGCCTCAGACGTGGCCCTGGAGAACCAGACCGAGGTGAGGGCAGCACAGGGGGCAGTGGGGGTGCGCCGCCCCTGGCCCCGCTGACCTGGGCCCTGCCTGCAGGCTGTCCTACAGAAATACCTGGACCACAATGGCACCATCACCAGCGCCCTGCTCATGGCCATCGGGGGCTCCCGTCTCTGCTGGATGAGTGCCCGGCAGATCCAGGCCATCAGGCCAGTGGAGTTCCGGTGAGCCAGCCGGGGATGCGCCCATCGTCGGCTCAGCCGAGGAGGGAGGGGCTCGGCCTGAGGTGTGGTAGGTTCCCAGCGCTGCACAACCAGGTACCACAATCCGAGAgatttaaaacaagagaaattctCCTGCGCTCTAGACACCAGGAACCTGAAATGGAGGGGTCCTAGGGCAGGCTCCCTCTGAAACCTGCAGGGGAGGTGCATCCTGTGTGGGGTGCTGCCGGAACTCCTCGGCCTTGCCCGGGGCCGGGGGACGCACGCCCCAGCCTCGGCCTCCACGGCCACACAGCCTTCCCCTCGGTGCCTGGGTGCAGAGTCCCTTCTCTGCTCCAGTTCCTGGACTTCGGGCCGCACTAATTCACTGCAATGTCGACTTCATCACAAAATCTACAAATAGGAGAGGCTCTGTGTTGAGGTTTCGGGCAGGTGTGAGTTTTGGGGGTACCCTGTTCCGCGTGGTACAGAGGGCAAGAGGAAAGTTGTGGTGGGGACAGGCCAGGAGCACGAGGGGCGCCCAGTCCGCCcaccagcctccccctcccccaggcggGCTGGGGCCCTGGATATCTCCTCCTGCCCGCAGAGCCGGAAGGACGCACTCTACACCAAAGCCCGCGAGGCCTTTGGCAGCACCAGGAACACAGCTAGCTACTACCGCTTCATGCGCCCCTACCTCGGTGAGACCCTCCCCTGTGTGCAGGCCCCCCTGTCCCAGAGGCCCCCTGCCCCGTCCTCTGACCGCTGCCTGCCCCCAGGAGGGGCCCCCGTGGAGGAGCTGCGGCACCTGGCCCAGGCCAACGTCTCCATGGATATCGACACCTTCACCAACCTGAACCCCCGAGTGCTGCAGGTGGGCCCCCGGGGTGGCCTGTCTGGggcatgggggcggggggctgccaAACTAGGGGAGGCCGCTGTCACAATCTGCAGGCCCCAAGTATCCCAAAGTCAGAGGTGTGTGGTGAACCCCAGGTTGCTCTGCCAAGCCTCACCCCTGTGCTCGCTCCTCAGTTAAGTACTGCCCTGCCGGGTTCTGCCCCCAAGCCGGCTGCCGAGGGACCCTCCggccctgcccccacagccccccctccccctgcagagcCTGAGTGTCGGCAATGTGACCACCCTGCTGGGCCAGAATGTGGGGGACCTGCAGAAGGCCCGCAGCCACCCCACCATCAGCTCCTGGCTCCGCAGCCTCAACACCTCGGCCCTAGGAGAGCTGGGCCTGGACACAGACACTGCCGGCCCCACCAGCCCGGCCCGCTCCACCACGGGAATCCCGGACACCACTCCCTGGGTGTCCCATCTAGCCCCCACCTCGGGCCAGCGGGGGAACAACGCCCCCACTTCCGGTATGCCCCAGACCCGGCCTCCCCATCGTGGgctcccctgtctctgcctggcCCCGTCTGCCCAGGGTCTCTGCAGACCCCCGACTGCCCCCAGTTCCGCATCTTGCACCCAACCTCCTACTCTGTTGGCCAGCtctcctccctttgcctcctTGGGTGACATCTGGGTGACCCTCGCTTCAGCCCTCACTGGCTGCTGAGTTACTGAAGGACCAAGTCCCCTCTTCCAACACCTGCTGAGCACCAGAAAGTGGGGGTGGGACAAGCTTTGAGATGCCTTTCAGGGCCTGCAGCAGCAGCCTCGGAGCAGTCCCCACTGGCCTTCCTGCCCGTGGAAGCACACAGGGAAGGCAGCCCAGGCCAGGGGGGCTCCCAGCTGGGCCTGATGGTGCTCATCCACGTCCCACCTACAGGCAGCGCACCAGCCCACCTGCAATACTGGCTACTCGCTGCAGCCCTGCCCTCAGGCCTCCTGTGGCTGCTGTACTGGGGCATCCCGGGGCCCAGCCAGGACTGCTCCCAGGGCACCTGCACCAAGGCCTCCAAAGACAGCGCTGGCCCAGCGCCACAGGCAGAGAAACTGGGGCTGGAAGGTGGAGCTAGACACCTGCTCAGGCCTCCACCCAGGCTCCAGGGCCAGAGGACCTGGCCATGTCCCACTTCCTAGGGGCCAACAGGGCTGGTCCCCACTCATACCCAGCTTCCAGGACATGGAGCTGGAATGACGACCTGGGCCCATGCTGTGGCCAGCCCCATACAGGTGGCAGAGATGCTGCCCCAATCCTCTGGCCTCCCCCAGGATGAAGAACTGGTACGGGGGAGGGGGCCTTGATGACTGATTTGAATAAAAGACAAGGTGACAATCCTGCCTGCATCCCTTTGCCCTGAgccccaggaggggcagagacccTCCTAGCAGGGAATAGGACTTCCACCTGCACCTCCTGGCCTCTGTCCCCAGAAGCCACCCTCAGTGTCCGCCTGGCCTTGGAAGGAAGGCCCTGGGAATGGAAACAGTGGTAGGAGGGCCCTGAGGGCCACTCCCCTCCCCATTCCCAAGTGCAAACAGGAGGAACTCCAACTCCGGGATCCCAGCTACCACATCCCGGGGCTGGGCCTCCCCTCCTGGTCCTCAGAACAACACAGGCCAGCTCTGCAGGGAAGGACAGGGGCCTTTTATTGAACTCCAGTCCCCTTGGGGTGGACCAGGCAGGGTGGACCAGGCAGGCCGTCACGGTGTGGGGGATGTTCTGCATCCAGGACGGTGGCCTCACTTGGGGATCAGAGCCAGGAGCAGAGTGGGGATCGCAGTGAGCACTGTTCTGGGTCCCACAAGGCGGGCGCCCCCTGAGAGGGCCTCTGCAGAGAGAGTGACTCAGGCGCCCTGCAtggctctgccccagccccacccagcggAGCACCCCAGCCCACCTCGGAGCCTGAGGTCCATGACCAGGTAGCCATTGGGGAGGCCACCGTGCAGCCCCAAGCCCAGACTGTCCAGGTCATCCTGCTGCTGCCGGACTATCCAGTCCCGCACGGGGCTCCTCTCCTGCTCCGCCTTCAGGCCCACCAGGTTTGGACCCAGAAGGTTTTGCACCTCGGCAATGGTCAGCGGCTGCAAGAGTCCCCAGAGGGCCATCAGAGTCGCCCGGCCTCTTCCCCAGAAGGCTGCCAACCTCTGCTGTGTCCAGACCTCCCAGTACTTCCCCGGGCTTGAACACCCAACCTGGCCCCTCCAGACTTCGAGTTGAGCCCCGGTGCTCTGGcagcagtgcccccccccccccctggctccccccccccccccccgcccccccccccccccccccccccccgccgctgtACCAGCACAGCTTCTGTCTGCAGCTTCTGGAATGTGGCCACGTCCATGTTCACCTTCTGACTACTGAGAGCCCTCAGGTCCTCTGTGGAGGCCCCACCTGCTCACggggagtggggccccaagcgtGAGACCTCACAACAGCCCCCAGTCTTATCCTCCAACCCTAAGGAATTCCTAGGCCCCAGGTTCCCTGGGTTGGGTGCAGAGGCTAGAGGGGGCTCGGACTCACAGGGCCTCAACCGACACATGCGTGTGAGGGCAGGGGCCATGCTGATCACCAGTCACACCAACAGCAGCAGCCTCGTGAGGCAAGATCCCGGCAGTACCTGTGTGGGCAGCTTGGGCCCTCTCGCCCCCCAGGGGCTCTCCCTGGCTCACCCAGGAAGGGCTTGATCCTCGAGAAGTACTCAGGCCCACTCACAGTCTGGAAGGCAGTGCGGGCCCGGGGATAGAGGACGGCCATCTGCAGAGGGTGGCATGCATCCAGGTCCTGGGGCCCGGCTGCCCTGGGGAGGCAGCGTGGGACCGGGTGGTGAGCCGGGAGCGCATGCCCACCCCTCCCGGCAGGCCCCTGGGACTCACCAAAGGACGCTGTGCTGCACGGAGCGCAGCTGCTCCAGACTGAGGAAACACAGGTATGCGGGCCTGAAGGTGGCCAGCATGTCCAGGGTGGCCTGGTCCAGCTTGCCCCCTCCCGCCACATAGCGGGCGATCAGGGCAGCCACCTGCGGAAGGAGGCCACGGAGGAGTCTCGGGGCTGGGAGAAAGACGTCCCCCAGGGGCCtgcaccccatccccccacctgctccctcccGGGCAGCTGTCAGCTACCTGAGCGTCCCTCTTCTGCCCTTTGCTGACTTGAAGAAGAGATTTCACGGTTTCCAACGATGTCACGTTCCACTTGCGGATGTCCGCGGGGCTGAGCTCGAGGAAGAAGTAGCTCAGGTTCTGGGTCAGGGACTCGGGGTAGCCCTGTGGGTAGAACTACCCAGGGCGGCGGCTGTGAGGGCCACGGCTGCGCCCTGACTGCCCGAGAAAGTGCAGCACGGCGGGCAGGCCTGAGCTACCTCGTCCAACTTGCGCTTAAAAACGTCCAGCTGCTGGTAGGTGAAGGGCACCATGTTCACACGGTCCATCTGAGCGGCCACCAGGGCCCCATCCACACAGGCCTCCAGCTCCCACTCCTCGTAGAAGACAAGGTTTTCATCTATCACGTGGGCCTTCCTCGAGGGCGGGCAGACCTTGCCTGCAGGAGCAGGCCAGGGATCAGGGGCTGAACTTCTCTAGTCAACCTCCTCCTCCCAAACCTCGCCGAGACCCTGGGGAACGCAGGACcccctccaggcctcagtttACACATCAGCAAAATGGAGTCATTCTGTCCACTCTCCAAGCAAGCCGTGCAGCCAGGAAGGGCCCCCGATGTGTGGGCAAGTGTGACCCCACTACACTACCCCCAGCCCCACGTCTCCCAACAGCCAGCAGGGCAGGGTGTCCTGCTTACTGTCTGTGTCCCTCCGGTCCCGCGAGAGGACGACAGATAGCTCAGGTCGCCACCAGGACAAGACCCGGGAGGTACTCTGCAGCCATGGGGTCATGACACCCTGAGGACAGAGCAGGGTTGCGGCTGAGTCGTGCTGGCTCAGGGTTCGaggacccctccccccacccgggGCCAGACACCGCCCTCCCTTTTCATGGAGGGACCTTACCAGTCTCAAGTCTGCAGCCTGGGCCCTGGAAGGAAACGCCCAccctgcaggggagggggcacaAAGTTTGACGGGGTGATGGGGGACTCCTGGGTGTGCCCCACCCTGGGTAGGAAGGAGGCAAAGCTGGCCCTCACAGACTCGGCACCCCATGATGTCacagccttccccaccccagggagCTCAGGCCTCCTACATCCTTTTCACATCCTCCTCCTAAGACCTCGCTGCTCAGGGCAATCAGACACCCAGGTCACGGACACTGTCCCTTTGGCCTGAGCCcccctcaccctcccaccccacccccccagcttcCAGTGCTGTGCGGTAGGGAGGAACGCAGCCACCTCTGGGAGCAGAGACACGGCTGACAGCCTACCTGGGACTCGGGGCACCTGCCCAGATTTGGAACAATAGCCTTCTGGGAGTGGGGTGGGCATGTGGGCACTGCCAGCCTCCAGGGAGGAGGTGTGGGGCAGGCAGAGCCTTAAGGCCCCTTGGGTGCTGTCTGATGCTCTCTGGCCCCCAACACTTTACCACAGCCCACCCGTGTTACTCACCGAGGCTgagaagcaggagcaggaggctgcCGCCGGCGGAGGTGCCCCAGGACCCCCAGGCGGGCTGGGCGGTTCGCATGGCCATAGTCTGTGGAGAAGAACCAGTCTGATATCCTTACCTCTTGGACGGGGCACCCACCCCACGCCCTGCCCCCACTTGCCCTGGGCCAGTGCAGGGCCTTATGGGGCTAGAGGGTGTCAGATTCCCGGATGGAACCTTCTCAGGCCCCTGTGGGCGGCGTCTACAGGGCCTCCAGCCCTGCTCTCAAGACCAACCAATCTACCTGGCCCGCCCTGCCGCCTCCCCTCCGGGAAACCGGCCCCTCCTGCCCGGGTGTTgagactgagtcagccaggccccCAGCTGTGAGAGCCCAGGAGGGCCGCTGGTGGCTGGTGTCTGTCCCCTCTGCCCACAGGGCAGGGCGAGGAGGGAGAGTTTGGCGCAAGAAGGTAGAGCCACTTCTGGTTTAGgctggcctcagtctccccatttACACCAGGGCTGGGCACAGGGCTGAGTGACTCCTCCTCACTCCCTGGGACACAGCCATTGTCTCCTTCCCATCCTGCCCCTCCCATGGCCCAGGTGGACGAGGCTGGTGGGGCCCCTTGCATTCCTGGTTTCCCTTCTGACGTCACTCCCAAAACAGAGGCCTCCGTGAGTGGGACGCCCCTTCCTACGGGTCAGTCCCTTGAGCGGGGCAGTGGGTGGAAAGGCATTCTGGGAAGACCCTCCCACCATGCGTTTCTGGAGTGGAGTTTAGGAGGCCTCGCTGGCtgctggtggggggggtggtcagagggGGCCGCTCTCCAGGGAGTATGGTCCCAGGGCAGGGCGGGGAAGAGCAGGGGCCTGCAGGAGACCTCAGCAGCCCTGCACTCCCCCCTACCAGGGAGGCCCAGACTGGGAGGCTGCCCCTGGCTGGGTAGAGCGGAGACATCCCCTCCCTGCATGCCTCCTCCCAAGCCTGTATCAGCTCCACCCAGCTCAGAAAGCGAGGAGGCAGCTCCTTTCAGTTGGGCAGAGAGCCTAGCCCTCAGGGAATGTCCAGGGGAGTGGCCCCAGAggagccctctcccctcccccaccaggctcccaaggaggtgggaggaagccAGACCCCCAGACCAGAGAAGGGTCAGCGGGGTGAGGCCCCAGCCCCTGGATGGAGGAGGCCAGGCAAGAACTGTGCCTCCCCCTGCGGTCCCCCACAGCCCTCTCCCCAGCCGCATGTCACCAAGGAACCCCCAGCACCACGGGTGGGGGCGTCCTGGGAGCGTCTGCAGGCCACTGTGGGCCATGGAATCTGCATccttcacctccccacccccgggaGGGCCAGCGGGCGCCACAGAGGCAGGTCAGCTGTCCTGCAGCTCCAGCTTCCCAAGTGGCCTGCAGCTGACCTGCCGTTTCAAGTCTGTTTCTACCAGCCTGGAGAGCCCGCGCTTGCGTGTGACCTGGAAACAGCCACTAACCCACGCTGTGTCTCATTGGTCACGGCTGCGGGGAGGTGTCCTTCTCTGTCCTGTGTCGGTTCTTAAAAAGGccagcttaggggcgcctggagggctctgtgggttgggcttctgccttcgacccgggtcgtgatctcagggttctgggatcgagtcccctcgatcggctccctgctcgggggacagcttgcctctccccctgcctctaaccccctccccagcttctggtctctcagtctgtcaaataagtaagtaaaaaaaaaaataaaagccaggtTCGTGGATCACAGCAGGGGCAGTATAGAGAAGGCATCAGGGATGGTCCCATCTCTCACCCCAAGTCCTCCGTGGCTGGCACCCACCTGGTCTCCTGAGGGCCCGCGGCATGCTGGCATCACTCAGACCCGGGGGATGCGCTGGTGCTGGAAGGGTTCAGgccctgcccccgcctgcctgCGCCTACCTTGCATGCAGCGTGCAGTGGAGGTGGCTGTGTCTGTGATAGTCATGCCGGCTCCTTCCCCAGCCAGGAGTCCTGAGCTCCTAAGGCTGGCAGGCCTCCCCCTGCAGAATCGCCCAGCCCAGCCCGACCCCCTGAGGTCTGGCCCTCAAGGCACGGAAGTCAGGCCATGCTCCCAAGCTCAGGACCCTCTGGCAAGAGTGGGCAGGGAGCAGATGACTGGCTTAGGGTGCTGGCCTCCTGGTCATATGGTCAGCCCTAAGCACAGAGAGGCTCTGCAGCCGGCCCAGGGTCCCGAAGCATGGCCAAGCGTTCCGGGCTGGGGCAGAGGCGACCTGAGGGCACTGCTGTGGGAGCAGAGctggcagggggtggtgggggctgtCTTCGGCACTCCCCAAGGTCCATGAGGACCAAGGGAGGGGCATCTAAGGTGGCACGGGGCACAGTTGCCCCCTGGGCCGCTTCTGGGGGGGGTGACCCAGTCCCTCCCATGTAGGTCCCTGGATGAACCTTGGCTAATCCCTGCTCCCATGCAGACCTTCTTGGTTGGAGGTGCCAGGAGTGCTGATGGACACGACCCCCTCACCTCCCCAGGAATGCCAGACCCCGAATGAGCCATTGTCCCTGCCCCACATGGAGGCAGCCGTGGTAAGCTCCTCGTGATGCTGAACACTGGGGTGGGTCCCCGGAGGCCCCTGGGACAATCCCCCAGTACCCCCAGGTCAGTGACTGTTTCAGGGTGATGGGCCGACTCTGAGCCTCCCTGCCTTGGCCTCAGCTTGGAAGTGAGGTGGTCAAAAGCTGGCAGCCCCCCAGGTCTGTATGGGAGACCAATGAGGCCTTGCCAGGCTGCAGGAATGTGCCGGTGGAGACCCTGCGAGGAGCCCCCAGAGGTGGGGTGCCCAGGGCTGAGCGTTGCCCCAGCCCAGCCTTTCTATGGTTAGGGTGG includes:
- the LOC132027128 gene encoding mesothelin-like protein, which gives rise to MGLRAGGQVNPGLALLVWLTAHCSCPQAQGSSQGGLEASGDDLWGSANTSLLHGFWCQPASQLSRDQLSTLIQGMASQQIPLRAWQLSCLANLATRHGLQDNFELHPPNLLLFYNLTQVREATCRAFTRRAAQGDTELLANLPDQRSALQHTALACLGAPHRRLNALDLLLLGALVCDMHASRIETADPHVLENLQRCHQLTAPQQAALNSLLAGGKTVLGPPDSWNLEGLQALGALASYISSSLWVQVQEAVGLAFFSSMVATYRAGQLSQGNARRFVTGFLKAKAMSVSSRPKRGTGQPCVRGDITAATLLDDLFLVRYDCMQLESCLGSHVLQANLDPLLQHPLPAECQRVVKAKLARVYPHGVPEEQLRLITSLVYLYSRSEISQWNITSRDTVMALLASDVALENQTEAVLQKYLDHNGTITSALLMAIGGSRLCWMSARQIQAIRPVEFRRAGALDISSCPQSRKDALYTKAREAFGSTRNTASYYRFMRPYLGGAPVEELRHLAQANVSMDIDTFTNLNPRVLQSLSVGNVTTLLGQNVGDLQKARSHPTISSWLRSLNTSALGELGLDTDTAGPTSPARSTTGIPDTTPWVSHLAPTSGQRGNNAPTSGSAPAHLQYWLLAAALPSGLLWLLYWGIPGPSQDCSQGTCTKASKDSAGPAPQAEKLGLEG
- the LOC132027254 gene encoding mesothelin-like isoform X1; this encodes MPACRGPSGDQVGASHGGLGTMAMRTAQPAWGSWGTSAGGSLLLLLLSLGWAFPSRAQAADLRLGVMTPWLQSTSRVLSWWRPELSVVLSRDRRDTDSKVCPPSRKAHVIDENLVFYEEWELEACVDGALVAAQMDRVNMVPFTYQQLDVFKRKLDEFYPQGYPESLTQNLSYFFLELSPADIRKWNVTSLETVKSLLQVSKGQKRDAQVAALIARYVAGGGKLDQATLDMLATFRPAYLCFLSLEQLRSVQHSVLWAAGPQDLDACHPLQMAVLYPRARTAFQTVSGPEYFSRIKPFLGGASTEDLRALSSQKVNMDVATFQKLQTEAVLPLTIAEVQNLLGPNLVGLKAEQERSPVRDWIVRQQQDDLDSLGLGLHGGLPNGYLVMDLRLREALSGGARLVGPRTVLTAIPTLLLALIPK
- the LOC132027254 gene encoding mesothelin-like isoform X2, with product MPACRGPSGDQTMAMRTAQPAWGSWGTSAGGSLLLLLLSLGWAFPSRAQAADLRLGVMTPWLQSTSRVLSWWRPELSVVLSRDRRDTDSKVCPPSRKAHVIDENLVFYEEWELEACVDGALVAAQMDRVNMVPFTYQQLDVFKRKLDEFYPQGYPESLTQNLSYFFLELSPADIRKWNVTSLETVKSLLQVSKGQKRDAQVAALIARYVAGGGKLDQATLDMLATFRPAYLCFLSLEQLRSVQHSVLWAAGPQDLDACHPLQMAVLYPRARTAFQTVSGPEYFSRIKPFLGGASTEDLRALSSQKVNMDVATFQKLQTEAVLPLTIAEVQNLLGPNLVGLKAEQERSPVRDWIVRQQQDDLDSLGLGLHGGLPNGYLVMDLRLREALSGGARLVGPRTVLTAIPTLLLALIPK
- the LOC132027254 gene encoding mesothelin-like isoform X3 — protein: MAMRTAQPAWGSWGTSAGGSLLLLLLSLGWAFPSRAQAADLRLGVMTPWLQSTSRVLSWWRPELSVVLSRDRRDTDSKVCPPSRKAHVIDENLVFYEEWELEACVDGALVAAQMDRVNMVPFTYQQLDVFKRKLDEFYPQGYPESLTQNLSYFFLELSPADIRKWNVTSLETVKSLLQVSKGQKRDAQVAALIARYVAGGGKLDQATLDMLATFRPAYLCFLSLEQLRSVQHSVLWAAGPQDLDACHPLQMAVLYPRARTAFQTVSGPEYFSRIKPFLGGASTEDLRALSSQKVNMDVATFQKLQTEAVLPLTIAEVQNLLGPNLVGLKAEQERSPVRDWIVRQQQDDLDSLGLGLHGGLPNGYLVMDLRLREALSGGARLVGPRTVLTAIPTLLLALIPK